The following coding sequences are from one [Limnothrix rosea] IAM M-220 window:
- the plsX gene encoding phosphate acyltransferase PlsX, with product MSSTRVRIAIDAMGGDYAPEEIVAGAIRAVEELEVEVFLVGDPELIKRYLDKHAKIPTDFVHVIEAEGVVEMCEEPLVAIRRKPKASINLAMKLVRKKQADAVVSAGHSGAAMAAALLKLGRIKGIDRPAIGAVFPTLDPDRSVIVLDVGANVDSKPKYLEQFALMGTIYSKYVLGNKEPQVGLLNIGEEPSKGNELALKTHELLTNNPAIPFKSNAEGRDVLSGDFDVVVCDGFTGNILLKFAESVGSVLLQILKEELPRGIRGKAGALVLKPNLKRIKQRVDHAEHGGALLFGVAGVCIISHGSSKAPSIFNAIRLAKEAIDNEVIQRIQSYTEEHQELVKQAVAKEG from the coding sequence ATGTCATCAACACGCGTGAGAATAGCTATAGACGCTATGGGGGGAGATTATGCTCCCGAAGAAATCGTTGCTGGAGCAATTAGAGCAGTAGAAGAACTTGAGGTGGAAGTCTTCCTCGTTGGTGACCCTGAACTTATAAAAAGATATCTAGATAAACATGCGAAAATCCCTACTGATTTTGTGCATGTTATTGAAGCAGAAGGGGTTGTTGAAATGTGTGAAGAGCCCCTTGTGGCCATTCGTCGTAAACCCAAAGCGTCGATCAACCTCGCCATGAAGCTTGTCCGTAAAAAGCAAGCTGACGCTGTGGTTTCAGCGGGACATTCTGGTGCGGCAATGGCGGCAGCCCTTTTAAAACTTGGACGCATTAAAGGTATTGACCGTCCGGCGATCGGTGCTGTTTTCCCGACATTAGACCCCGATCGATCCGTGATTGTCCTTGATGTTGGTGCCAATGTTGATAGTAAACCCAAATATTTAGAGCAATTTGCCTTAATGGGAACGATTTACAGCAAATATGTACTGGGCAATAAAGAGCCTCAGGTCGGTCTGCTAAATATTGGTGAGGAACCTTCGAAGGGCAATGAACTGGCTTTAAAGACCCATGAGCTGTTGACAAACAATCCAGCGATCCCCTTTAAGAGCAATGCCGAAGGCCGTGATGTACTCTCTGGAGATTTTGATGTCGTTGTTTGTGATGGCTTTACAGGAAATATTCTTCTGAAATTTGCCGAATCTGTTGGTTCTGTACTTTTGCAAATCCTGAAGGAAGAACTCCCCCGGGGTATCCGTGGTAAGGCTGGGGCGTTAGTTTTAAAGCCGAATCTCAAGCGTATTAAACAAAGGGTCGACCATGCAGAGCATGGTGGTGCACTGCTGTTTGGTGTCGCGGGTGTTTGTATTATTAGCCATGGTAGCTCGAAGGCTCCGTCAATTTTTAATGCCATTCGCTTAGCGAAAGAGGCGATCGACAATGAAGTTATTCAACGGATTCAAAGCTACACGGAGGAGCATCAGGAGCTCGTGAAACAAGCCGTCGCCAAGGAAGGATAA
- a CDS encoding beta-ketoacyl-ACP synthase III: MKFDGAGIAITGSGSATPQAVVQNDDLSQLVETSDDWIRTRTGIRNRHLLEEGGSLSELAATAATRAIASAHLQPEDIDLVLLATSTPDDLFGSAAKVQHLIGARNAVAFDLTAACSGFVFGLVTAAQYLRTGAFQNVVVIGADILSRWVDWGDRTTCVLFGDGAGAVVCQRDEVDQLLGFEMYSDGSQNHCLNLSYQANPKYLVHDLTIQKGEYQAVTMNGREVYRFAVAKVPEVVEKTLFRSEIGVDDIDWLILHQANQRIIDAVAKRLKLPAEKVIANLHEYGNTSAASIPLALDEAIQAGKIKVGQTIVTSGFGAGLSWGCAIFRWGKS; the protein is encoded by the coding sequence TTGAAATTTGATGGGGCAGGTATTGCCATTACGGGGAGCGGCTCTGCGACTCCCCAAGCGGTTGTCCAAAATGATGATCTTAGCCAGTTAGTAGAAACCTCGGATGACTGGATTCGGACGCGTACGGGTATTCGCAATCGGCATTTGCTTGAAGAGGGCGGTAGTTTAAGTGAGCTGGCGGCAACTGCGGCAACACGGGCGATCGCCTCGGCCCATCTCCAACCGGAAGATATTGATTTGGTGCTATTGGCCACATCAACACCTGATGACTTGTTTGGTAGTGCGGCTAAAGTACAGCATTTGATCGGCGCGAGAAATGCGGTTGCTTTTGATCTAACGGCGGCTTGTTCTGGTTTCGTGTTTGGTTTAGTGACGGCTGCCCAGTATCTCCGGACAGGTGCTTTTCAAAATGTCGTTGTCATTGGTGCAGATATTTTGTCTCGCTGGGTTGACTGGGGCGATCGCACGACTTGTGTTTTATTTGGCGATGGTGCTGGCGCTGTGGTCTGTCAGCGGGATGAAGTAGACCAACTCCTCGGCTTTGAAATGTATAGCGATGGCAGTCAAAATCATTGCCTTAACTTGTCTTATCAGGCAAACCCCAAGTACCTCGTCCATGATCTGACAATTCAAAAAGGCGAATACCAAGCTGTCACCATGAATGGGCGCGAAGTCTATCGCTTTGCGGTGGCTAAAGTCCCAGAGGTTGTCGAAAAAACATTGTTTCGGTCTGAGATTGGTGTGGATGATATTGATTGGCTCATTTTACATCAGGCTAATCAACGGATTATTGATGCCGTCGCTAAACGCTTAAAACTCCCTGCTGAAAAGGTAATTGCCAATTTACATGAGTACGGCAATACTTCTGCAGCCTCGATTCCCCTTGCCCTAGACGAAGCGATCCAAGCAGGAAAAATCAAAGTGGGTCAAACCATTGTGACTTCTGGTTTTGGTGCAGGGTTATCTTGGGGCTGTGCCATTTTCCGGTGGGGCAAATCTTAG
- a CDS encoding peptidoglycan D,D-transpeptidase FtsI family protein translates to MKTVGGNTLQSRLVLIWLIFFCGITGLIGRVLYLQVFQYERLNTMVENQQRVTLRPYIPRRTIIDRDGNALAIDQIVYSLYVHPNGFNLPTRLKEGTPEYASQDVYRYVAYHLAAVLPDQDAAELEQKFRSEESGILLTHYLESDVANTIRDLRLDGVELVNRFARFYPQKEVAAEVIGFVDFDHVGQTGVEFKQKHLIQRDPVVLQLTRAGNGALLPSNLEAGLLKYDDWQVKLTLDLTLQRVARDSLKKQMAAYNAKRGAVIVMDVHSGDLLTLASEPTYDPNKYFSYSPEEQINLFKNWVVSDLYEPGSTFKPINVAIALDAGVIQPETIVYDAGQMIINTWPIRNHDFDQRGGYGYVDAAKILRVSSNIGMVQLMQKISVDDYYDKLQALNIEKGTGVDLPGEAVGFIKNRETFTAGQIEAATSSFGQGFTLTPLKLVQLHAALANGGKLVKPRVVQGLIDSKGEWQTIENEAEATDATPAAPVQIFSPTAARQVVEMMETVVDDGSGKASKIAGYRIAGKTGTAQKAKNGVYLVGKKITSFVSIFPVEKPQYVVLAIVDEPTAPNSYGGTVAAPIVRDVLEVLIAKEAIAPVTGTSASD, encoded by the coding sequence ATGAAAACCGTTGGCGGTAATACGCTGCAATCACGATTAGTTTTGATTTGGCTAATTTTCTTTTGCGGTATTACTGGTCTCATTGGTCGCGTTTTATATCTCCAAGTGTTCCAATACGAACGCCTCAACACAATGGTGGAGAATCAGCAACGGGTGACATTGCGTCCTTATATCCCTCGTCGCACGATTATTGACCGCGATGGTAATGCTTTAGCCATTGATCAAATTGTCTATAGTCTTTACGTTCATCCCAACGGTTTTAATCTGCCAACTAGGCTTAAAGAAGGTACACCAGAGTATGCCTCCCAGGACGTTTATCGTTATGTTGCCTACCATCTTGCGGCAGTTCTGCCGGATCAAGATGCGGCCGAGCTTGAACAAAAGTTTCGCAGCGAAGAAAGTGGTATCTTACTCACCCATTACCTTGAGAGTGATGTGGCTAATACAATTCGCGATCTCCGCTTAGATGGTGTGGAGCTGGTTAATCGTTTTGCTCGTTTTTATCCCCAAAAGGAGGTGGCGGCAGAGGTGATTGGCTTTGTGGATTTTGACCATGTTGGCCAAACGGGGGTAGAGTTTAAACAAAAGCATCTCATTCAGCGGGATCCCGTTGTGCTTCAGCTGACGCGTGCGGGTAATGGTGCGTTGTTGCCATCGAATTTGGAGGCTGGTCTTCTGAAATATGATGATTGGCAGGTAAAGCTCACCCTTGATTTGACCTTGCAGCGAGTGGCGCGGGACTCTTTAAAAAAACAAATGGCGGCCTACAATGCGAAGCGGGGTGCTGTCATTGTGATGGATGTTCATTCTGGGGATCTGTTGACTTTGGCGAGTGAACCTACCTATGACCCGAATAAATATTTTTCCTATTCGCCGGAAGAGCAAATTAATCTTTTTAAAAACTGGGTTGTTTCCGATCTCTATGAACCGGGCTCTACGTTTAAGCCGATTAATGTGGCGATCGCCCTAGATGCCGGCGTAATCCAACCGGAAACCATCGTTTACGACGCAGGTCAAATGATCATTAACACTTGGCCAATTAGAAACCATGACTTCGACCAGCGGGGTGGTTATGGCTATGTCGATGCCGCCAAAATTTTACGTGTATCAAGCAATATCGGCATGGTGCAATTAATGCAAAAAATTAGCGTCGATGACTACTATGACAAATTACAGGCACTGAATATCGAAAAAGGAACAGGTGTAGATTTGCCCGGGGAAGCCGTTGGCTTTATTAAAAATCGCGAGACCTTTACAGCGGGTCAAATTGAGGCCGCCACAAGCTCCTTTGGCCAGGGCTTTACGCTGACCCCCCTAAAGCTTGTTCAACTCCATGCGGCCTTAGCAAATGGCGGTAAATTAGTGAAACCTCGTGTTGTACAGGGGTTGATTGATAGTAAGGGGGAATGGCAAACTATCGAGAATGAAGCAGAGGCCACCGATGCAACTCCGGCAGCACCAGTGCAGATCTTTTCACCGACAGCGGCACGGCAGGTGGTAGAGATGATGGAAACGGTCGTTGATGACGGTAGTGGTAAAGCTTCGAAAATTGCGGGCTATCGTATTGCGGGTAAAACGGGTACGGCACAAAAGGCAAAAAACGGTGTCTATTTGGTGGGTAAAAAAATTACGAGTTTTGTTAGTATTTTTCCCGTTGAAAAGCCACAGTATGTAGTGTTGGCCATTGTGGATGAACCGACCGCGCCCAATTCCTATGGTGGAACGGTTGCCGCGCCCATTGTGCGAGATGTCCTAGAAGTCTTGATCGCTAAGGAGGCGATCGCCCCAGTAACAGGAACAAGCGCCTCAGATTGA
- the hisB gene encoding imidazoleglycerol-phosphate dehydratase HisB yields the protein MPASSDSNRTAFVTRVTGETDVKVRVNLDGTGKCEVETGVPFLDHMLHQLCSHGLLDLEIDAKGDYEIDDHHTNEDVGITLGQAIAKAIGDRKGIHRFGHFLAPLDEALVQVALDFSGRPHLTYGLDIPTERVGTYDTQLVREFFVAIVNHTQMTIHIRQLDGINSHHIIEATFKAFARAMRMALEIDPRRAATIPSSKGVL from the coding sequence ATGCCTGCTTCTTCTGATTCCAATCGTACGGCTTTTGTCACTCGTGTTACGGGTGAGACGGATGTTAAAGTGCGGGTCAATCTCGATGGAACTGGTAAGTGCGAGGTAGAGACTGGTGTGCCTTTTTTAGATCATATGTTGCACCAGCTTTGTTCCCACGGGTTACTCGATTTGGAGATTGATGCTAAGGGTGATTATGAAATTGATGATCATCATACTAATGAGGATGTGGGCATTACTCTCGGTCAGGCGATCGCCAAGGCAATTGGAGATCGTAAAGGCATTCATCGTTTTGGTCATTTTCTTGCGCCGTTAGATGAGGCGCTCGTGCAAGTGGCCCTGGATTTTTCGGGTCGCCCCCATTTGACCTATGGCCTAGACATTCCCACTGAGCGGGTGGGAACCTACGATACGCAGCTTGTGCGGGAATTTTTTGTGGCGATCGTTAACCACACTCAGATGACCATTCATATCCGTCAACTGGATGGTATTAATTCCCACCATATTATTGAAGCCACCTTTAAAGCCTTTGCCCGGGCAATGCGGATGGCCTTAGAAATTGACCCCCGTCGAGCGGCCACTATCCCTAGCTCTAAGGGTGTGCTTTAA
- a CDS encoding phasin family protein, with protein sequence MDNNNWLQQMVMFGIGTTSIVAEKVKEASDQWVKDGTINPDQAKNMIDDMMNQLKMEQGNAEAYFERQIRNVLQDLGVPNQAEMNELRGRIDRLERQVRELENKQWR encoded by the coding sequence ATGGATAACAACAACTGGCTGCAACAGATGGTTATGTTCGGCATTGGCACAACCTCAATTGTGGCCGAAAAGGTCAAAGAAGCAAGCGATCAATGGGTCAAAGACGGTACCATCAACCCAGACCAAGCCAAAAACATGATCGATGACATGATGAATCAGCTCAAAATGGAGCAGGGCAATGCAGAGGCTTACTTTGAGCGACAAATTCGCAATGTGCTCCAGGATCTTGGTGTACCAAACCAAGCAGAAATGAATGAACTACGGGGACGCATTGATCGCCTTGAACGCCAGGTGCGAGAATTAGAAAATAAGCAATGGCGTTAG
- a CDS encoding FKBP-type peptidyl-prolyl cis-trans isomerase yields the protein MREIWISFGIVVICSVMLITSAVFNIGSQPAIADETIPIQEVVKIAANPAEETVEMDKQEALKALGIKVSELKTTESGLEYIEEKVGEGDTPMEGEMVTVHYTGKLLNGTVFDSSLKRNEPFSFVIGVGQVIKGWDEGVIAMKPGGKRTLVIPAELGYGSRGAGGVIPPDATLVFDVELLGIR from the coding sequence ATGCGAGAAATCTGGATAAGCTTTGGCATCGTTGTGATCTGTAGCGTAATGCTCATTACCTCTGCTGTATTCAATATTGGCAGTCAACCGGCGATCGCCGACGAGACGATACCAATACAAGAGGTTGTAAAAATTGCGGCAAACCCCGCAGAGGAAACTGTAGAAATGGACAAACAAGAAGCATTGAAAGCTTTAGGAATAAAAGTATCAGAGCTTAAAACAACCGAGTCCGGACTAGAATACATCGAAGAAAAAGTCGGCGAAGGCGACACACCAATGGAAGGAGAAATGGTGACTGTCCACTACACAGGCAAACTGCTCAATGGCACAGTTTTCGATAGCTCCCTGAAGCGAAATGAACCTTTTTCCTTCGTCATTGGCGTTGGTCAAGTCATTAAAGGCTGGGACGAAGGCGTGATCGCCATGAAGCCCGGTGGCAAAAGAACATTAGTTATTCCAGCAGAACTAGGCTACGGCTCCCGTGGAGCTGGTGGCGTTATTCCTCCCGATGCAACCCTAGTTTTTGACGTTGAACTACTAGGTATTCGCTAA
- a CDS encoding TldD/PmbA family protein, giving the protein MVQAPLKKTNVKDLAQLAMQQIQQLGCEYGEIRLCTYRRQSLWAQDLSLKRLSDNESSGFGVRVLWRGSWGFAASHRKTPAEIERVVQLAVEIAKGSHLSQREPVRLVPVPTYQDRYETPIEQNPFNIPLTDKTELLLDVSSKLLAYKDVIKKSYSYLGFTQEDKLFASTEGSIIEQRIYRSGGGMGCTAVANGDAQGRKYERSPLNKGYEHIQPELFYANLDRIAEEAIEKVHAPEVPNGKATLVLKPSHLWLPIHESVGHPTELDRVYGYEANFAGTSFATTEKLNNFQYAAPCVNFKADRTQPGGRSTLGYDDEGVKAEDWYVVKDGILVDYLTDRETAYRLGRDSSNGCAYADNWASVPMVRIPNLGLEAGKEGGDRTATLEEMIADTKDGYLVDGDDTFSIDQQRRNFQFGGDAVWRIKDGKLAGMVKNLTYQSMTTDFWNSVTAIGTAAEREQRGTSMCGKGEPMQVAQMTHACPPIQVQNITIGR; this is encoded by the coding sequence ATGGTTCAAGCTCCCCTAAAAAAGACGAATGTCAAAGACCTTGCCCAACTAGCAATGCAGCAAATTCAGCAGTTGGGATGTGAGTACGGCGAAATCCGGTTGTGTACCTACCGTCGCCAAAGTTTGTGGGCACAGGATTTGTCGTTAAAGCGCCTCAGCGACAACGAAAGTTCAGGATTTGGAGTACGAGTGTTGTGGCGAGGCTCATGGGGCTTTGCCGCCAGCCATCGTAAAACACCCGCAGAAATTGAGCGAGTCGTGCAGCTTGCTGTGGAAATTGCGAAGGGCAGTCACCTCAGTCAGCGGGAACCCGTGCGCCTTGTGCCTGTACCGACTTACCAAGATCGCTACGAAACACCCATTGAGCAAAATCCCTTTAATATTCCCCTCACCGACAAAACAGAGCTGTTGCTTGATGTCAGCAGTAAATTGTTGGCTTACAAAGATGTCATCAAAAAATCCTACAGCTACCTCGGTTTTACCCAAGAAGATAAGTTATTCGCTTCCACAGAAGGCTCGATTATCGAACAACGTATTTATCGCAGTGGCGGTGGCATGGGCTGTACGGCAGTAGCGAATGGTGATGCCCAAGGCCGTAAATACGAGCGATCGCCGTTAAATAAGGGTTATGAACATATTCAGCCAGAGTTGTTCTACGCAAACTTAGACCGGATCGCAGAAGAAGCCATCGAAAAAGTCCATGCTCCCGAAGTCCCCAATGGCAAAGCAACTCTTGTTTTAAAGCCAAGCCATTTGTGGTTACCGATCCACGAATCTGTGGGACATCCCACCGAGCTAGACCGGGTGTATGGCTACGAAGCGAATTTTGCCGGGACAAGCTTTGCCACCACCGAAAAACTCAATAATTTTCAGTATGCCGCCCCCTGCGTGAATTTCAAAGCTGACCGCACCCAGCCCGGTGGCCGCAGTACCCTCGGCTACGACGATGAAGGGGTCAAGGCCGAAGATTGGTACGTGGTTAAAGACGGTATTTTGGTGGACTACCTCACCGACCGTGAAACCGCCTATCGTCTCGGACGGGACAGCAGTAATGGTTGTGCCTATGCCGATAATTGGGCGAGTGTCCCCATGGTCAGAATCCCTAATTTAGGTCTTGAAGCCGGTAAGGAGGGCGGCGATCGCACGGCAACTCTTGAAGAAATGATTGCCGACACCAAAGACGGTTATCTCGTGGATGGTGACGATACTTTCTCTATTGATCAGCAGCGTCGTAATTTCCAGTTTGGGGGCGATGCCGTGTGGCGAATTAAAGACGGCAAATTAGCAGGCATGGTCAAAAATCTCACCTACCAAAGCATGACCACTGATTTCTGGAATAGTGTGACGGCGATCGGCACAGCAGCGGAACGGGAACAAAGAGGCACATCCATGTGTGGCAAAGGGGAACCTATGCAAGTTGCCCAAATGACCCATGCTTGCCCACCGATCCAAGTGCAAAATATCACAATTGGACGCTAG
- a CDS encoding response regulator — protein sequence MPTNPPRPYILLVDDEPNNLFLLEELLAGEGYRTYAAKSGIEALAAVECELPDIILLDVMMPGMNGFEVCRHLRENDEYNAIPVIFLTALDDEESRLTGIEMMSDDYLTKPIRSELLLLKVRNILKLQKMRQQSFQKKLQKQIDTAWNVSESLTEKFRLFVPDQFLQRIAPDGLDSIQVGNAREEELTILFCDIREFTTIAENQDPKQTFAWLNGFFEHMNEAIDRHHGFIDKFLGDAIMAVFDRTDHHGEDAIFAALMMEENLQLLNDTYQDALITKPIRMGVGIHTGLAVIGTVGASSRMDSTVIGDVVNTASRLEELTKTYGCNIIVSGQTRAHLTSELPVQWHLLDQLKPRGKQQIIDLYEVTATAKKSLSHNWQAVETLSVL from the coding sequence ATGCCCACTAATCCACCCAGACCTTATATTCTGCTGGTAGACGACGAACCAAATAATTTGTTTTTGCTAGAGGAGCTTTTAGCGGGAGAGGGATACAGAACCTATGCCGCGAAATCTGGCATTGAAGCCCTTGCTGCTGTGGAATGTGAGTTGCCGGACATTATTTTGCTGGATGTGATGATGCCGGGGATGAATGGCTTTGAGGTGTGCCGCCATCTGCGAGAAAACGATGAGTATAATGCCATTCCAGTTATTTTTTTAACGGCTTTAGATGATGAAGAATCTCGTCTCACGGGCATTGAGATGATGTCGGATGACTATTTAACGAAGCCTATTCGCAGTGAGCTTTTGCTCTTAAAGGTGCGCAACATCCTGAAGCTTCAGAAAATGCGGCAACAGAGTTTCCAGAAAAAGCTACAGAAGCAGATTGATACAGCTTGGAATGTCAGCGAAAGTCTCACGGAAAAATTTCGCCTGTTTGTGCCTGACCAGTTTCTACAACGGATTGCCCCGGATGGTTTGGATTCGATTCAGGTGGGCAATGCTCGTGAGGAAGAATTAACGATTTTGTTTTGTGATATTCGCGAATTTACGACGATCGCCGAAAACCAAGACCCGAAACAAACCTTTGCTTGGCTGAATGGCTTTTTTGAGCATATGAATGAGGCGATCGACCGCCACCACGGTTTTATTGATAAATTCTTGGGCGATGCCATTATGGCGGTATTTGACCGGACGGATCACCATGGGGAAGATGCCATTTTTGCGGCGCTGATGATGGAAGAAAATCTCCAACTTTTAAATGATACTTACCAAGATGCTTTGATCACTAAGCCAATTCGGATGGGTGTGGGGATTCACACAGGCTTAGCTGTTATCGGTACTGTCGGGGCAAGCTCACGGATGGATTCGACGGTCATTGGTGATGTCGTGAACACAGCTTCTCGCCTCGAAGAGCTGACAAAAACCTATGGGTGCAACATTATTGTGAGCGGCCAAACTCGTGCCCATCTCACTTCTGAGTTGCCTGTGCAGTGGCATTTACTGGATCAGCTTAAACCGCGTGGTAAACAACAAATTATTGATTTATATGAGGTCACGGCCACCGCAAAAAAGTCCCTGTCCCATAACTGGCAAGCTGTCGAGACATTATCTGTCTTGTAG
- a CDS encoding type II toxin-antitoxin system VapC family toxin, translated as MMYLLDTNVISELRKRDKANPGVLKFFQEATQQEVRLFISVITIGELRRGVDLIRYRGDRPQADLLETWLQTILDEYADHILDFTATEAQVWGKLRVPHPQNAIDKQIAAIALVCGLTLVTRNVSDFTETGISLFNPFNGD; from the coding sequence ATGATGTATTTGCTTGATACGAATGTCATTAGTGAGTTGCGCAAACGGGATAAAGCAAACCCTGGCGTTTTGAAATTTTTTCAGGAAGCGACTCAACAGGAAGTTCGTCTGTTCATCAGTGTGATCACGATTGGTGAACTTCGTCGTGGCGTTGATTTGATTCGTTATCGTGGCGATCGCCCGCAGGCAGATTTACTAGAGACTTGGTTGCAAACAATCCTCGATGAGTATGCCGATCATATTCTTGATTTCACTGCAACAGAAGCTCAAGTCTGGGGAAAGTTGCGAGTACCTCACCCTCAAAACGCTATCGATAAACAAATTGCGGCAATCGCCCTTGTTTGTGGACTGACCTTGGTTACTCGTAACGTCAGCGACTTTACAGAAACAGGAATCTCTTTATTCAACCCGTTTAATGGTGACTAA
- a CDS encoding FitA-like ribbon-helix-helix domain-containing protein, with the protein MANLIVRNIDDAIVAALKQRASRNGVSAEAEHRKILAQVLLQPAKKSFAEVLALMPNVGQDSDFERVQDDITDDVFA; encoded by the coding sequence ATGGCGAATCTGATTGTCCGGAATATTGATGATGCAATTGTGGCGGCTCTTAAGCAGCGAGCTAGTCGTAACGGTGTGAGCGCAGAAGCTGAACATCGAAAAATTCTTGCTCAAGTACTACTTCAGCCTGCCAAAAAATCTTTTGCGGAAGTTCTTGCTCTAATGCCAAATGTTGGTCAAGATTCTGATTTTGAGCGTGTACAAGACGACATTACTGATGATGTATTTGCTTGA